The DNA sequence accgctaaattaaatatttattttattaaaaacctcattattttttaaaataattattagagaccgtttaaaatttttcaaatgaTACAAAGGACAAACTCCTCCATTACATTTAAAATGTAGTCATTCTTTAATAAACTTTTTTTCCACATGCATCCCACAAATTTATAAACTAATTATCAGGACTCTGGAttattgtttttcaaaaattttaaggtGCCCAAAATTATTTTCTAGTAGTCTTTATCGACGAAAATATATCTGGTGAATTGctttttcaaatatatataaGATGGATTTTTTTCTTAACTTTGTGATGTCAAGGTACGTCTctataaaatagaataatattgAATATTATGTCAGCTAAATTTGTTTAAGTAattcatgtttttattttaaaaaaaggtAAAATACAAAGAAACTCTGTTATGTATAACGTGTTGATATTATATACTGAACACTTAAAGTGTatctataaaaaaatgaaatatacAAATTACATTAAATGACAAATTATATTCAATCAAATTATAACCGATTgtgacaaaaataacaaaaatattttatataaactcAAATTAGTCATTAGGtcacttaaataaaataagatcaattTTATCTGATTGTAactttttaaatatcaaaatgtatatgtaatttttttaatttttagttgaGTTATTCaatcataaacataaaataaaattaaaaaaattaataaaataaaataaattgagcTAACAAAATAACATCTAAATATATaagagattttttaaaattacattcctatatatacacattaaaccaaattaaagtcattttaaaaatttttttatatgtttagacgttattattttattagcccaatttattttgttttgttaaatttcttttaattttattttgcgTTGTGATTGAATAACtcaactaaaaattaaaaaaaaatttatagatatttttgacaaaaatactacccacaatatttttttacaaaacgTCCAATGAATTTGCTCTTAACAAAATATTTCACATTAGTGAAAATCAGAAAATTCTTATTTACTTACAATTTTTACTTTCTAAcgtcaatttttattttatttttacttagATTTTTTTCATCTCAAAGGAGTACTATTCTTTGTATTCTTGTATTATAAAATTtgagacttttttattttttttatattttgaatttcaaattttatattttttaatgaaataaaatatttgtttacttttaaaaaaaatatcacaaTAAATATGAAACACAAAATTTATTATCAACGTAATTATTCAATATTCTAACATGGAACTTTGACTAAAATGTTACTTCTGAAGACATGTTGAAAGTTTCGAGGGAACACCTCAAATTTATGTGCTAATACACCTCAAATCTATATGTCCCATTTCAACGTAACCTACGGTGGTGGTCTCCAACGGTTTACAAACAAGCACCACAACACATAAATCGTTACTGTCTGTAGCGGTTTATGataaattttatagaaatcgCTATTTATAGCAGTTTTTGTTTGGCACACTATTTCATGTAAACTGTGGCTGTCAGTAACAGTTTACGTTCTCCTCTAATTTACTACTGACAGTAACATAATGAAAAATTGTATGTGTCTTGATATTTAAAAAGTTGCAATCAGATAAAATTGATTtctacttattttatttaagttaatTGTCCTAGtcattatataatttttcatttttatagaATCTAATACAAATAAATCACTAATGTTTCTATCCTAAAAGCTTTTTATTTTGAGGAGTGAGACTTGAATTTGAGACCTCTAAATGAGAACAAAAAACTATGTTATTTGAGTTATAGTTCGTTAGCGAGACTTGGTATATCATTGTTCATATAGGAGTAGttgattttatatttgttaGTGTTGTATTATTGATGTTAGAAGATaaatagaatttattattttttattaataattagttattatattattaaattaaaataattgaataaaaagaACAAATTATATCGAATCTTGAACTGATATTAACAGGCTATAAAATTTATCCTGTAGAACATAATTCGGAAAGGGAAATAAAGCACGATCATTATATATTATGACACATTGGCACTTGTATCCAGGATTACAAGTTACTGACGAAAACCATGATCACATCTCACCCTTTTACGCCCATGCATCATACACCATAATTAGCTGCTACCTATAAAATTGCTACTATAAATTGAAGCGTTTGAGACAAGTTTTATAAATGGGATGGATAAGTATCTACAGGCCACTAGATTTACCCACCTTACTTAATTCAgaaattttgtttttccattcaatttaaaaagagaaaaaagagcCATGCATTGGGCCTTTATGTCTTTATTATTCCCGTACAAGAACATGGATAATATGGACGAATTTCCGTTCGTGATTAATTATAAATGGTTTGACATCGAGAACTTATAATTAGTCAATAGtcatggtttttttttttccgtaATCACGGGATTTACATTTTTACTTGGTAGAGAACCCTTTGTAAGGAAATTCTCTACCGAAGGGAAATTAATAGTCGTTCGTGAGTAGTTTTGATAGTCATGAGCTTCACTAGTTTGAAGAGATGAATTTATAGCTTGGTTCTAAATATCAAACTCGATTAATTAAGAACCTGCTACTTGGTTGGtctgttttaaaataaaataaaaaaatcagcaaaaaaattagttaattaatcaAATCGATTTGATTTTTAGAAGTTaatctatttaaaaataataaataaaaattaaattttaatatttatatattttatatatataaatatattattttattacatctaatttaatattaatttaatctCAGTTAAACTTTTAAATGTTTAATTCTATCAATTCAATGACTTGACTCAGTTTTCATAATCTATATTTACAATAGGCAAAGTCCAGTAAATACCATTATCCAGCTAATTATTGAATCCGTAGCCTGAAGCAATGAAGTCTTGCCCGCTAGTATTGAAGATGTCTCTTTCTAGTTTTTACTAGTAATTTTAATTAACGAAAACAAAACAGTGCACGGAGGAATTTGTCATTTTGATCCATGTCCCACAAGCacaaaataaagataaaaagtaACTTGAATTAGCTATAACGATACCTTACTGTGATTTTCCCAAATGaaaaaagttagaaaaagataatCCCATTTGAAGGCTTTATTCGCTAATGGCAAGCACCATCCAAATAAACAAACATTGCAGGGTCCCCGCTTGCTCCCAAAAGCAATCCAATAATATCGTTGAACCTACTAATCAATCTAGTCTAGTCATTCACCCCTTTCAAAATGTACAGTGCCATTCCTTTCTCTATTCCCCATGCATTTTTTTCCccaaacaacaaaacaaaaaacatatatttttttaaatattaataaaattttgacATAACctcaattattatattttattatgttttttaaaattttaagaacaCCCGcacattatatatttaatattaaaatatataatatattctctatctaaattttaaaagtacAATTCATCTTTTATAAATGGTTTCattctcaaaattttaaaaaatatcataaaaattaatatttgaatattacacaaaaatttgattaatatctaaaaaaattagccaAGAAAAAACAAATGCATAATATCTTATAAATAATTCTACgttgttataaaatttattattttttattaatatttaattaatattttatattttaaataacagattttaaattttaatgatataaaaataaaacattgattaaaaatattagttaatatttaaaaaaaaatattagatatcTGACATCTCTAATCAATACTCATAAACTTATTATACTGACACACCATTTGCTTTACTTAGGATAGTTACAATTGTCTCTTGTTTCTTCCTTATGCTCTCCAAGTTCCAATGGAGATTGTAAAATTCTTGTACTTGAATCTTCTCGCGACTTTCACATTCTCAGTGGTTTTAGCAATGGACCCTTATTCAGAGGCACTCCTGGACCTGAAATCTGAGCTTGTAGATGATGATAACACACTGCATGATTGGAAAGTACCCTCTCAACAAGGGAACTCAACAACAGAATCCTATGCATGTTCTTGGACAGGTATCAAGTGTAACAACGACTCAACAGTTGTAACCTCCATAGACCTCTCAATGAAGAAACTCGGTGGCGTAATCTCAGGGAAACAATTCACCATCTTCACAAACCTTGTTGATCTCAACCTCAGCTACAACttcttctctggccagcttccAGTGCAAATTTTCAACCTCAAAAGCCTGAAAAGCCTTGATATCAGCAGAAACAATTTCTCTGGTCACTTTCCAAATGGAATTTCCAGCCTCCAAAATCTTCTTGTACTTGATGCCTTTAGCAACAGCTTTTCAGGTCCATTGCCTGCAGAACTTTCACAGCTACAGAATCTCAAGGTTCTTAATCTAGCTGGGAGTTACTTCAGTGGACCAATTCCATCTGAGTATGGTTCTTTCAGAAGCCTTGAGTTTCTTCATCTTGCAGGGAATTCTCTCACAGGGAATATTCCTTCAGAACTTGGAAACCTCAAAACAGTGACCCATATGGAGATTGGTTACAACAATTATGACGGTCTTATACCGCCACAATTGGGTAACATGAGTCAGATTCAGTATCTTGACATAGCAGGTGCAAATCTATCAGGCCCCATACCAAAGCAACTCTCCAACCTCACCAGTTTGCAATCACTATTCCTGTTCCGGAACCAGCTCACAGGATCAATACCAAGTGAGTTGGGCAATATAAAAAATCTCACAAATTTAGATTTATCTGATAACTTCCTTTCAGGGTCTATTCCAGAGAGCTTTTCAGAGTTAAAGAACCTAAGACTGCTGAGTCTCATGTACAATGACATGACTGGCAATGTTCCACAAGGCATAGGTGGACTTCCGTCCTTGGAAACCCTTCTCATTTGGAACAACCGGTTCTCCGGATTACTTCCACAGAGCCTGGGGAGCAACTCTAAACTCAAGTGGGTGGATGCATCCACAAACAACTTGGTTGGCAGCATTCCACCGGACATTTGTGCAACTGGAGAGCTGTTTAAGTTGATCTTGTTCTCAAACAAATTCACAGGAGGTCTCTCCCCTCTCTCTGATTGTTCTTCCCTTGTTCGCCTTCGCCTTGAAGATAACTCATTCTCCGGAAGGATCCCTCTCAGATTCAGCCATCTTCCTGATATTTCATACGTTGACCTGTCCCACAACAACTTTGTTGGTGGGATTCCCTCCGATATTTCTCAAGCATATCAACTTCGGTATTTCAATGTATCTTATAATCCACGATTAGGAGGCACCATCCCCACACGAATATGGTCTTTGCCCGTACTTCAAAacttttcatcatcttcttgcGGTATTTCAGGTGATCTTCCTCAGTTTGAGTCCTGTAAGTCAATTTCAATAATTGATCTAGATAGGAACAACTTATCTGGAACTATACCAAACAGCTTTTCCAGATGTCAGGCTCTTGAAAAACTGAACTTGTCGAACAACAATATGATAGGTCATATACCAGAAGAACTAGCCAGTATCCCTGTTCTTAGTGTTATAGACCTATCAAATAATAAGATCAATGGCCCCATACCTGAAAAGTTTGGTAGTTCTTCAAGTTTACAACTTCTCAATGTGTCCTTCAACAATATCACGGGTTCAATTCCAACAGGGAAGTCATTCAAATTGATGGGTAGCAGTGCATTTGTTGGGAATTCTGAGCTTTGTGGAGCACCGCTTCGACCATGTCCTGGTTCAGTTGGAATATTGGGGAGCAAAGGGACATGGAGGCTTACCCGTATTCTGCTACTCTGTTTAGGGTCGTTAGTAATCCTTCTAGGAGTCGCTTTTGGAACACTTTATTTAAGAAGAGGGATCAAAAGTCGATGGAAGATGGTCTCATTTGCTGGACTCCCACAATTCACAGCAAATGATGTTTTGACAAGCTTCTGTGGCACAAAAACAACAGAAgttccatcaccatcaccaccTTTGGTTTCAAAGGCGGTTCTCCCCACAGGGATAACAGTCGTAGTTAAGAAGATTGAATGGGAACAGAGGAGCATCAAGGTCATGTCGGAATTCATAATTCGCCTTGGAAATGCGAGGCACAAGAACTTGATCAGATTATTGGGGCTATGCCACAATAATCAGTTGGTCTATCTTCTGTATGATTATGTGCCCAACGGGAATTTGGCTGAAAAAATTGGAAGGAAGTGGGACTGGGCAGCAAAGTTCAGAACTGTGGTTGGAATCgcaagggggctaagattcctTCACCATGACTGTTCCCCAGCCATACCCCATGGAGACTTGAAATCAAGCAACGTTGTGTTTGATGAAAATATGGAACCCCATTTGGCTGAATTTGGGTTCAAACATCTGTTAAGGTTGACCAAAGGCTCATCTCCTGCTACAACCAAGTGGGAAACAGGTATAACAAGTAATTCTCTGCATTTCATGTGCATTAAATAATGAAAACATAATTTTACTGTTTTCACTATTTATATTTGTCTCttcaaaaaatcatgaaaacaaaacattgaaaatagaaatgaaaatgaaacaaaaaataaaaccaCAAACCAAACAGGATCTAAGTTTGTTACTCTACCTTGTCCAGATTATGTAAAGAACTAGCCAACTATTGAAACACTCACATAGCTATCTGTCAATTACCCAactcctttttctttctctgtttAATTATACCGATTTGTGTTTATTTTTGGATGCAGAATATAATGAAGCCGTGAAAGAGGAACTCAGAATGGATGTCTACCAATTCGGAGAGATGACTCTGGAAATTTTAACTGGAGGAAGGTTGACTAATGCAGCAGCTACCATACAAAACAAACCATGGCATGTTCTTCTCAGAGAAATTTACGACGAGAACGAAGTCAGTTCCGCCAGTACAATGCAGGAGATCAAACTGGTTCTCGAGGTTGCTATGCTTTGCACTAGCAGCAGGTCAAATGATCGACCATCGATGGATGATGCTCTGAAGCTTTTGCCAGGGATCAAACCTATAGAAGATGG is a window from the Arachis stenosperma cultivar V10309 chromosome 3, arast.V10309.gnm1.PFL2, whole genome shotgun sequence genome containing:
- the LOC130968663 gene encoding leucine-rich repeat receptor-like protein kinase TDR — translated: MEIVKFLYLNLLATFTFSVVLAMDPYSEALLDLKSELVDDDNTLHDWKVPSQQGNSTTESYACSWTGIKCNNDSTVVTSIDLSMKKLGGVISGKQFTIFTNLVDLNLSYNFFSGQLPVQIFNLKSLKSLDISRNNFSGHFPNGISSLQNLLVLDAFSNSFSGPLPAELSQLQNLKVLNLAGSYFSGPIPSEYGSFRSLEFLHLAGNSLTGNIPSELGNLKTVTHMEIGYNNYDGLIPPQLGNMSQIQYLDIAGANLSGPIPKQLSNLTSLQSLFLFRNQLTGSIPSELGNIKNLTNLDLSDNFLSGSIPESFSELKNLRLLSLMYNDMTGNVPQGIGGLPSLETLLIWNNRFSGLLPQSLGSNSKLKWVDASTNNLVGSIPPDICATGELFKLILFSNKFTGGLSPLSDCSSLVRLRLEDNSFSGRIPLRFSHLPDISYVDLSHNNFVGGIPSDISQAYQLRYFNVSYNPRLGGTIPTRIWSLPVLQNFSSSSCGISGDLPQFESCKSISIIDLDRNNLSGTIPNSFSRCQALEKLNLSNNNMIGHIPEELASIPVLSVIDLSNNKINGPIPEKFGSSSSLQLLNVSFNNITGSIPTGKSFKLMGSSAFVGNSELCGAPLRPCPGSVGILGSKGTWRLTRILLLCLGSLVILLGVAFGTLYLRRGIKSRWKMVSFAGLPQFTANDVLTSFCGTKTTEVPSPSPPLVSKAVLPTGITVVVKKIEWEQRSIKVMSEFIIRLGNARHKNLIRLLGLCHNNQLVYLLYDYVPNGNLAEKIGRKWDWAAKFRTVVGIARGLRFLHHDCSPAIPHGDLKSSNVVFDENMEPHLAEFGFKHLLRLTKGSSPATTKWETEYNEAVKEELRMDVYQFGEMTLEILTGGRLTNAAATIQNKPWHVLLREIYDENEVSSASTMQEIKLVLEVAMLCTSSRSNDRPSMDDALKLLPGIKPIEDGRASKK